One Rhodothermales bacterium DNA window includes the following coding sequences:
- a CDS encoding sulfurtransferase, translating into MEEQAYSNIAAYLFVDLDEAWIREQRPIIRDHCVERDLRGTILLSREGTNVFLSGRPDAVKNFWMFFTSLPPFRGLTYKESFSNRHVYRRMLVKVKREIISFGRDEIRPAISTSSRIRSKELKQWIDDGRDILLLDTRNDYEVELGSFRGAIDLNISNFRSFPEAAELLGEDVRDKPVVTFCTGGIRCEKAAPFLESLGFNEVYQLDGGILQYLEECEGAHWEGECFVFDQRVAVDALLQETDTEYCFRCQHLLRPDDLSSPLYEVGVSCPFCASQQHGQ; encoded by the coding sequence ATGGAAGAACAGGCATATTCAAACATAGCGGCCTACCTCTTCGTCGATCTCGACGAAGCATGGATTCGGGAGCAGCGTCCGATTATCCGAGATCATTGCGTTGAGCGGGATCTGCGAGGGACCATCCTCCTGAGCCGCGAAGGGACGAACGTGTTTCTCTCCGGTCGTCCCGATGCGGTCAAGAACTTCTGGATGTTCTTTACGTCGCTTCCTCCATTTCGAGGTCTGACCTACAAAGAGAGCTTCAGCAACCGGCACGTATACAGACGCATGCTGGTGAAGGTCAAGCGGGAGATTATCTCCTTTGGTCGAGACGAAATCAGGCCGGCCATTTCTACGTCCAGCAGGATTCGCTCGAAGGAACTCAAGCAATGGATCGACGACGGTCGCGACATCCTGTTACTTGACACTCGCAACGACTACGAAGTGGAGCTTGGAAGTTTTCGCGGTGCAATCGATCTCAATATCAGCAACTTCCGTTCGTTTCCCGAAGCCGCAGAACTGCTGGGCGAGGATGTGCGAGATAAACCCGTGGTCACTTTTTGTACCGGAGGCATCCGCTGCGAAAAGGCCGCGCCGTTTCTAGAGTCGCTCGGATTCAATGAGGTGTACCAATTGGACGGCGGGATTCTGCAGTACCTCGAAGAGTGCGAAGGGGCCCATTGGGAAGGCGAGTGTTTCGTGTTTGATCAACGCGTAGCCGTCGACGCACTTCTTCAGGAGACAGACACGGAGTACTGCTTTCGTTGTCAGCATCTCCTTCGGCCGGACGATCTCTCGTCACCGCTGTACGAGGTCGGCGTGAGTTGCCCGTTCTGCGCATCACAGCAACACGGTCAGTAG
- a CDS encoding class I SAM-dependent methyltransferase, translating to MWDQRYRGDGFAYGTEPNDFLVSVSERLATGKVLCIAEGEGRNAAFLALRGHDVTALDYSSVGLAKANDLAARHGVRITTRLADLTDFDFERERWDGIVSIFCHLDPSLRRSVHKRIVGALKPGGLLALEAYTPQQLALGTGGPPKRELLVTLDELKTELTGLEFLIGRERERHVAEGTFHQGRSAVVQVLARKQPRR from the coding sequence ATGTGGGATCAACGCTACCGCGGCGACGGGTTCGCGTACGGAACAGAACCAAATGATTTTCTTGTTTCCGTTTCCGAAAGACTGGCGACCGGGAAGGTTCTCTGTATTGCAGAGGGGGAGGGTCGTAACGCCGCATTCCTGGCGCTTCGCGGTCATGATGTAACTGCGCTTGACTACTCGAGCGTCGGCCTGGCGAAAGCAAATGATCTCGCGGCCCGACACGGAGTACGAATCACGACCCGATTGGCGGACCTGACAGACTTTGATTTCGAACGTGAGCGATGGGACGGAATAGTCTCAATATTCTGTCACCTTGATCCTTCCTTGAGGCGATCAGTTCACAAACGTATTGTCGGCGCACTAAAGCCTGGGGGCTTACTAGCTCTGGAAGCCTATACCCCACAACAGCTTGCGCTTGGCACAGGAGGGCCTCCGAAGCGAGAGCTGCTGGTGACTCTGGATGAACTGAAGACTGAACTAACGGGACTGGAGTTCTTGATCGGCCGAGAGCGTGAGCGACACGTTGCGGAGGGGACGTTTCATCAGGGACGGAGTGCTGTTGTCCAGGTTCTTGCACGCAAGCAGCCGCGTCGGTGA